The following coding sequences lie in one Bordetella genomosp. 9 genomic window:
- a CDS encoding HesA/MoeB/ThiF family protein: protein MNDQQLLRYARHILLDELGIEGQEKFLAARALIVGAGGLGSPAAMYLATAGVGHITLVDDDVVELSNLQRQLLHTTASLGQPKVESGRRALLALNPEIVVETIARRLTDDALQAAVAAADVVLDCSDNFATRHQINRACVHHRKPLVSGAAIRFDGQVGVFDMRGDASPCYHCLFPEADDVEEANCATMGVLAPLVGIIGSVQAAETLKLLAGIGESLAGRLLCLDGLSMQWRSLNVPRDPECAVCAGRGAAHRHGSDGGPGAPA, encoded by the coding sequence ATGAACGATCAGCAGTTGCTGCGCTATGCGCGCCATATCCTGCTCGACGAGCTCGGCATCGAAGGGCAGGAAAAATTTTTGGCGGCGCGCGCGCTTATCGTCGGAGCGGGAGGGCTGGGCTCTCCCGCCGCCATGTATCTGGCGACCGCGGGCGTCGGCCATATCACCCTGGTTGACGACGACGTCGTCGAACTGAGCAACCTGCAGCGACAATTGCTGCATACCACTGCAAGCCTTGGCCAGCCCAAAGTGGAATCGGGGCGGCGCGCGCTGCTTGCCCTCAATCCCGAAATCGTCGTGGAGACCATCGCCCGCCGCCTGACGGATGATGCGCTGCAGGCTGCGGTGGCCGCCGCCGACGTCGTGCTCGATTGCTCCGACAACTTCGCCACGCGCCACCAGATCAACCGTGCCTGCGTCCATCACCGCAAGCCGCTGGTCTCGGGCGCCGCCATCCGCTTCGACGGCCAGGTGGGCGTGTTCGACATGCGCGGCGACGCTTCGCCGTGCTACCACTGCCTGTTCCCCGAAGCGGACGATGTCGAGGAAGCGAACTGCGCCACCATGGGCGTGCTCGCCCCGCTGGTCGGCATCATCGGCAGCGTGCAGGCCGCCGAAACCCTGAAGCTGCTCGCCGGCATCGGCGAGTCCCTGGCCGGGCGCCTGCTATGTCTGGATGGGCTTTCGATGCAGTGGCGCAGCCTGAACGTGCCGCGCGATCCCGAGTGCGCGGTCTGCGCCGGCCGCGGCGCCGCGCACCGGCATGGCTCGGACGGCGGCCCTGGCGCGCCGGCATAG
- a CDS encoding carboxymuconolactone decarboxylase family protein → MASERYECGLKQLHAVDGEAGIRVIESLREAFPDVAAYVVEFAFGDIYSRPGLGLRERELAVVAALCALGNAAPQLKVHLHAALHVGCRPEEIVEVVMQMVIYAGFPAALNGLAAVREVFGECGIALPLKKAA, encoded by the coding sequence ATGGCATCCGAACGCTACGAATGCGGACTGAAGCAATTGCACGCGGTGGATGGCGAGGCGGGCATACGGGTCATCGAAAGCCTGCGCGAAGCCTTCCCGGACGTCGCGGCCTATGTGGTCGAATTCGCTTTTGGCGATATCTATTCGCGGCCGGGGCTGGGCTTGCGCGAGCGCGAACTGGCCGTGGTGGCCGCGCTGTGCGCGCTCGGCAATGCGGCGCCGCAGCTCAAGGTGCATCTGCACGCCGCCCTGCATGTCGGCTGCAGGCCCGAGGAAATCGTCGAGGTGGTCATGCAGATGGTGATCTACGCCGGCTTTCCGGCGGCGCTCAACGGGCTGGCGGCGGTACGCGAGGTATTCGGCGAGTGCGGCATCGCCTTGCCGCTCAAGAAGGCTGCTTGA
- the norR gene encoding nitric oxide reductase transcriptional regulator NorR, whose amino-acid sequence MPTRNPLLETVIPLVSDLARDVEPAERYRRFLNALRTLLPCDAVGLLQLEGEVLVPLALEGLTPDAMGRRFRVDQHPRFQALLNAESAMRFPPDCALPDPYDGLVEQAEGDLRVHDCMGCAIEVGERKWGLVTLDALAPARFSEDDLAVLNVFAGLAAATVTVAARIETLAVTIEDERRRAESYRMAAAAPARRLIGQSAAFRRLTREIDMVAGSDLTVLITGETGVGKELVAQALHAGSPRAGKPMISVNCAALPDNLIESELFGHVRGAFSGAVQDRRGKFELAHGGTLFLDEVGELPLSAQAKLLRVLQSGQLQRVGSDREHQVDVRLIAATNRDLAEEVRTRRMRADFYHRLSVYPLRVPALRERGRDILILTGTFLEENRVRLGLGAVRLAHDAQAALQHYGWPGNVRELEHVVSRGVLKALGRHAARPRILTIAAEDLDIGHPPPATAAAVPPSLPRPGPVPKTLQARLQEVERTSIEASLIRHDGNWSAAARELGVDRANLRRRAARLGMPVQGRPGRPRRSVA is encoded by the coding sequence GTCTCCGACCTGGCCCGCGATGTCGAGCCGGCCGAGCGCTATCGGCGCTTCCTGAACGCCTTGCGGACGCTGCTGCCCTGCGACGCGGTGGGCTTGCTGCAGCTGGAGGGCGAGGTCCTGGTGCCCTTGGCGCTGGAGGGGCTGACCCCCGACGCAATGGGGCGACGGTTCCGCGTCGATCAGCATCCGCGCTTCCAGGCCCTGCTCAACGCGGAGAGCGCCATGCGTTTTCCGCCGGACTGCGCCTTGCCCGATCCCTACGACGGCCTGGTCGAGCAAGCGGAAGGCGATCTGCGCGTGCACGACTGCATGGGATGCGCCATCGAAGTTGGCGAGCGCAAATGGGGTCTAGTGACCCTCGACGCCCTGGCCCCCGCCCGCTTTTCCGAGGACGACCTGGCCGTGTTGAACGTTTTCGCGGGCCTGGCCGCCGCCACCGTCACCGTGGCGGCGCGCATCGAGACACTGGCCGTCACCATCGAAGACGAACGGCGGCGCGCGGAAAGCTATCGCATGGCCGCCGCCGCACCGGCACGGCGGCTCATCGGCCAAAGCGCGGCCTTCCGCCGCCTGACGCGGGAAATCGACATGGTGGCCGGAAGCGATCTGACGGTGCTGATTACCGGCGAAACCGGCGTTGGCAAAGAATTGGTGGCCCAGGCTCTGCATGCCGGTTCGCCGCGCGCCGGCAAGCCGATGATCAGCGTCAACTGCGCGGCATTGCCCGACAACCTGATCGAAAGCGAGCTTTTCGGACACGTGCGTGGCGCGTTCTCCGGCGCGGTGCAGGACCGGCGCGGCAAGTTCGAGCTGGCGCACGGCGGCACGCTGTTCCTGGACGAGGTCGGCGAACTGCCGCTGAGCGCACAGGCGAAGCTGCTGCGCGTGCTCCAGAGCGGACAGTTGCAGCGTGTCGGCTCGGACCGGGAACACCAGGTGGACGTGAGGCTGATCGCGGCGACCAACCGGGACCTGGCCGAAGAAGTCCGCACGCGCCGCATGCGGGCGGATTTCTATCACCGGCTCAGCGTCTACCCCCTGCGCGTCCCGGCACTGCGCGAGCGCGGGCGCGACATCCTGATTCTGACGGGCACTTTCCTGGAGGAAAACCGGGTGCGTCTGGGGCTGGGCGCCGTGCGGCTGGCCCATGACGCCCAGGCCGCCTTGCAGCACTATGGTTGGCCCGGAAATGTACGGGAGCTGGAACACGTGGTCAGCCGCGGGGTCCTCAAGGCGCTGGGCCGCCATGCGGCGCGGCCGCGCATCCTGACGATTGCGGCGGAAGACCTGGATATCGGACACCCGCCGCCCGCGACCGCCGCGGCGGTCCCTCCGTCGCTGCCCCGGCCCGGGCCGGTACCGAAGACCCTGCAGGCAAGGCTGCAAGAGGTGGAACGGACATCCATTGAAGCCAGCCTTATCCGGCATGATGGCAACTGGAGCGCCGCCGCCCGGGAGCTGGGCGTGGACCGCGCGAACCTGAGGCGGCGCGCCGCCCGGCTCGGCATGCCGGTGCAAGGCAGACCCGGACGGCCCCGGCGATCCGTGGCCTGA
- a CDS encoding S41 family peptidase produces the protein MSTRKFRSFGLVSAGVVAGILLSAGVTAVAQRGGSTLPLDELRQFTSVFGAIKNNYVEPVDDKTLINNAISGMVSGLDPHSAYLDADAYRDMQTATQGEFGGLGIEVGAEDGYVKVISPIEDTPAARAGVMAGDLITKINDTPTKGMSLNDAVKLMRGAPKTPITLTIMRADHPQPIVLHIVRDIIKVRSVRSKMLEGNVGYVRIAQFQEKTGADMARQLTEMGAKQPPRALILDLRNDPGGLLTSAIGVASAFLPPDSLVVSTDGRTPDSRHKYLATPSEYARGEGNYLANLPGWVKTVPMVVLVNVGSASASEIVAGALQDHKRAKVMGNRTFGKGSVQVILPLSEDTAIKLTTSRYFTPSGRSIQATGIEPDYVVADTAQGDLFRLPREADLQRHLANQQSPNGEIKSSADPANIELPKTFEFGGKDDFQLKQAVNFLDGKPIQKAVPKTASNDKTGQDKAGQQRPAQAAPERMTITPNGVQPAKAK, from the coding sequence ATGAGCACTCGCAAGTTTCGTAGTTTCGGCCTGGTGTCGGCCGGCGTGGTGGCCGGGATCCTGCTCAGCGCCGGGGTGACCGCCGTTGCGCAGCGCGGCGGCAGCACCTTGCCGCTGGACGAACTGCGCCAGTTCACCAGTGTGTTCGGCGCCATCAAGAACAACTACGTCGAGCCCGTCGACGACAAGACGCTGATCAACAACGCGATCTCCGGCATGGTGTCCGGCCTGGACCCGCATTCCGCCTATCTGGATGCCGACGCCTACCGCGATATGCAGACCGCCACGCAGGGCGAGTTCGGCGGGCTGGGCATCGAAGTGGGCGCCGAAGACGGCTACGTGAAGGTCATCTCCCCGATCGAAGACACGCCGGCCGCGCGCGCCGGCGTCATGGCGGGCGACCTCATCACCAAGATCAACGATACGCCCACCAAGGGCATGTCGTTGAACGACGCGGTGAAGCTGATGCGCGGCGCGCCCAAGACGCCGATCACGCTGACCATCATGCGCGCGGACCATCCGCAGCCCATCGTGCTGCATATCGTGCGCGACATCATCAAGGTGCGCAGCGTGCGCAGCAAGATGCTGGAGGGCAACGTCGGGTATGTGCGTATCGCGCAATTCCAGGAGAAGACGGGCGCCGACATGGCGCGTCAACTGACGGAAATGGGCGCCAAGCAGCCCCCGCGCGCCCTCATCCTGGATCTGCGCAACGATCCGGGCGGCCTGCTGACCAGCGCCATCGGCGTGGCGTCCGCGTTCCTGCCGCCCGACTCGCTGGTCGTTTCCACCGACGGCCGCACGCCGGACTCCCGCCACAAATACCTGGCCACGCCTTCGGAATATGCGCGTGGCGAAGGGAACTACCTGGCGAATCTGCCCGGCTGGGTCAAGACCGTGCCCATGGTGGTGCTGGTGAACGTCGGTTCCGCTTCGGCGTCGGAAATCGTCGCTGGCGCCCTGCAGGATCACAAGCGCGCGAAGGTCATGGGCAACCGTACTTTCGGCAAAGGCTCGGTGCAGGTCATCCTGCCCCTGAGTGAAGACACGGCCATCAAGCTGACCACGTCCCGCTACTTCACGCCCAGCGGCCGTTCCATCCAGGCCACGGGCATCGAGCCCGACTACGTGGTGGCCGATACGGCGCAGGGCGACCTGTTCCGTCTGCCGCGCGAAGCCGACCTGCAGCGCCATCTGGCCAATCAGCAGTCCCCCAACGGCGAGATCAAGTCTTCCGCGGATCCCGCCAATATCGAGCTGCCCAAAACCTTCGAGTTCGGCGGCAAGGACGACTTCCAATTGAAGCAGGCCGTGAACTTCCTGGACGGCAAGCCGATCCAGAAGGCGGTGCCCAAGACGGCGTCCAACGATAAGACGGGGCAGGACAAGGCGGGACAGCAACGCCCGGCCCAGGCCGCGCCTGAACGCATGACGATCACGCCTAATGGAGTGCAGCCCGCCAAGGCGAAATGA
- a CDS encoding murein hydrolase activator EnvC family protein gives MRVAAGMVGAAALMLAVAVARAAPGDLSEKQSEAQRQQSALRERIQSLQKTIEERESARKEAADALRESETAISQINRRLAELAAQSRQAEADLAALERQMTAQQAVLAQRREELARQLRSQYASGLSPWTALLSGDDPQALGRNLAYLGYVSQARAQAVQVLRRDLEELARLQGRADARRQEIADVVKETGEQKNALVAQQKERASVLARLEGQIEAQRQEAVKLGRDDARMSRLIEDLQAAIEKQAEEARKAEEARRKAEEARRKAEEEAARKAEQARRQAIEEARRKAEEARKRAEEARKAAEASRRAQEAREATQARGQVEAAARRDAEAAAAAARQAAEAEAAARRAAEASLPVARGNIEGLTPVEPAGAPGPDASSPVTSARSSGSPGSARPSATASAAPSRPLPEGRGLRPGLAMPVKGATIQGRFGVSRPDGGVWRGIVLRVPEGTPVHAVAPGTVVYANWLRGFGNLIIVDHGQQYMTVYGYNQALMKQVGDRVGAGDTIATAGATGGQVESGLYFEIRHGGAPVDPAQWLAQ, from the coding sequence ATGCGGGTGGCGGCGGGAATGGTGGGGGCGGCCGCGTTGATGCTGGCTGTGGCGGTGGCGCGGGCGGCGCCGGGCGATTTGAGCGAGAAGCAAAGCGAAGCCCAGCGCCAGCAGTCGGCGCTGCGCGAGCGCATACAGTCGCTGCAGAAGACCATCGAAGAGCGGGAATCCGCCCGCAAGGAAGCCGCCGACGCCTTGCGCGAATCGGAAACCGCCATCTCGCAGATCAACCGGCGTCTGGCCGAACTGGCGGCGCAGAGCCGGCAGGCCGAGGCCGACCTGGCTGCGCTGGAGCGCCAGATGACGGCCCAGCAGGCCGTCCTGGCCCAGCGGCGCGAGGAGCTGGCCAGGCAGCTGCGTTCCCAATACGCCAGCGGGTTGTCGCCATGGACTGCCCTGTTGTCCGGCGACGATCCGCAGGCCCTGGGGCGCAACCTGGCCTATCTGGGTTACGTCTCGCAGGCGCGCGCCCAGGCGGTGCAGGTGTTGCGGCGCGACCTGGAGGAATTGGCGCGGCTGCAGGGCCGCGCCGACGCGCGGCGTCAGGAAATCGCCGACGTCGTAAAGGAAACCGGGGAGCAAAAGAATGCGCTGGTCGCCCAGCAGAAAGAGCGCGCCAGCGTGCTGGCCCGGCTGGAGGGGCAGATCGAGGCGCAGCGCCAGGAAGCCGTCAAGCTGGGGCGCGACGATGCGCGCATGTCGCGCCTGATCGAGGACCTGCAGGCAGCCATCGAAAAGCAGGCCGAAGAGGCGCGCAAGGCCGAAGAAGCGCGCCGCAAGGCTGAAGAAGCGCGCCGCAAGGCCGAAGAAGAAGCCGCGCGCAAAGCCGAACAGGCGCGGCGCCAGGCCATCGAGGAAGCCCGCCGCAAGGCCGAAGAGGCGCGCAAGCGCGCCGAGGAAGCGCGCAAGGCCGCCGAAGCGTCGCGCCGCGCCCAGGAGGCGCGTGAGGCGACGCAGGCCCGCGGGCAGGTGGAAGCGGCCGCTCGCCGCGATGCCGAGGCCGCCGCGGCCGCCGCGCGTCAGGCCGCCGAAGCCGAAGCCGCCGCGCGCCGCGCGGCCGAAGCCAGCCTGCCGGTGGCGCGCGGCAACATCGAAGGCTTGACCCCGGTCGAACCCGCGGGCGCGCCCGGGCCGGATGCCTCCAGCCCCGTCACCTCTGCCCGGTCGTCCGGATCGCCCGGGTCGGCCCGCCCGTCCGCGACCGCCTCGGCCGCGCCATCCCGTCCGTTGCCCGAAGGCCGCGGACTGCGTCCCGGCCTTGCCATGCCCGTGAAGGGCGCCACCATCCAGGGCCGGTTCGGCGTCAGCCGGCCGGACGGCGGCGTGTGGCGCGGAATCGTGCTGCGCGTGCCGGAAGGCACGCCCGTCCACGCGGTGGCCCCCGGCACCGTGGTTTACGCCAATTGGCTGCGCGGCTTCGGAAACCTCATCATCGTGGATCACGGGCAGCAATATATGACCGTGTACGGCTACAACCAGGCGTTGATGAAGCAGGTGGGCGACAGGGTAGGGGCAGGCGACACCATCGCCACCGCCGGCGCTACGGGCGGGCAGGTGGAATCGGGCCTATACTTTGAAATTCGTCATGGCGGCGCGCCCGTGGACCCAGCCCAATGGTTGGCCCAGTAG